From Dendropsophus ebraccatus isolate aDenEbr1 chromosome 2, aDenEbr1.pat, whole genome shotgun sequence, a single genomic window includes:
- the FKBP9 gene encoding peptidyl-prolyl cis-trans isomerase FKBP9 isoform X1, which translates to MDARHRTSPAASLPGMPVTRWPVLALQAAFLVSFVACNDAPPVPGDQLHIDRTSVPELCLRAVKEGDFVRYHYHGTFPDGTKFDSSYDRGTTYNVFVGKGQIIAGMDKALIGMCVNERRLVKIPPSLAYGSKGVAGVIPPDAVLHFDVLLLDIWNPEDKVEIETSYKPENCARTVQVSDFIRYHYNGTLLDGTLFDSSHNRMRTYDTYVGIGWLIPGMDTGLLGMCVGEKRIITVPPFLAYGEDGDGKDIPSQATLVFDVVLLDLHNPKDGITVEVQYLPEDCERKTQAGDYVRYHYNGTLLDGTFFDSSYSRNHTYDTYIGKGYVIAGMDEGLLGVCTGEKRRITIPPHLAYGEEGTGKIPGSAVLVFDILIVDFHNPEDSVSIISSYKPDNCTVLSKKGDYLKYHYNATLMDGTTLDSTHQYGKTYNIVLGSGQVVIGMDIGLRDMCVGEKRTVVIPPHYGYGEAGVEGEVPRSAVLVFNIELVDLIPGLPDGYMFIWNGDVSPNLFEEIDKDQNGEIFLEEFSDYIYAQVESGKGKLAPGFDAFKIIENMFKNQDRNEDGKITEAEFKLKDQEDKERHDEL; encoded by the exons ATGGACGCACGGCACAGGACGAGCCCGGCTGCCAGTCTCCCGGGGATGCCCGTCACTCGCTGGCCGGTGTTGGCCCTGCAGGCCGCCTTTCTAGTCAGTTTTGTGGCTTGTAATGACGCCCCGCCGGTGCCCGGGGATCAGCTGCACATAGACAGGACCTCGGTGCCCGAGCTGTGCCTGCGCGCTGTCAAGGAGGGAGACTTTGTGCGGTACCACTACCATGGCACCTTCCCGGATGGCACCAAGTTCGACTCCAG TTATGACCGGGGTACAACCTATAACGTCTTTGTGGGAAAAGGCCAGATCATTGCAGGAATGGACAAAGCACTGATTGGAATGTGTGTAAATGAGAGGCGATTAGTGAAGATTCCACCTAGTCTTGCCTACGGGAGTAAAGGAGTGG CTGGTGTTATCCCCCCGGATGCAGTACTTCACTTTGATGTTCTTTTACTGGATATCTGGAACCCAGAAGACAAAGTTGAAATAGAGACATCCTACAAACCAGAAAATTGTGCTCGAACAGTGCAGGTGTCTGATTTTATTCGCTACCATTACAACGGAACTTTGCTTGATGGGACACTTTTTGATTCCAG ccaCAATCGCATGAGAACTTACGACACCTATGTGGGAATTGGTTGGTTGATCCCTGGAATGGATACTGGGCTTCTTGGAATGTGTGTGGGTGAAAAACGTATAATCACAGTCCCCCCCTTTCTGGCCTATGGAGAAGATGGTGATG GTAAAGATATTCCATCTCAGGCAACTCTAGTCTTTGATGTAGTGTTATTGGACCTGCACAACCCAAAAGATGGTATCACTGTAGAAGTACAGTATCTCCCAGAAGACTGTGAGAGGAAAACTCAGGCTGGTGACTACGTTCGGTACCATTACAATGGCACACTGTTGGATGGCACGTTCTTCGACTCCAG TTACTCTCGAAACCACACTTATGACACATATATTGGAAAAGGTTATGTCATTGCTGGAATGGATGAAGGTTTATTGGGTGTGTGCACTGGAGAAAAGAGGCGAATCACAATTCCACCACATCTTGCTTATGGTGAAGAAGGAACTG GAAAGATCCCAGGATCTGCAGTGTTGGTTTTTGACATCCTCATTGTCGATTTTCACAACCCCGAAGATTCTGTCAGCATCATATCAAGCTATAAGCCAGACAACTGCACTGTTCTGAGCAAGAAGGGGGACTATCTGAAGTATCACTATAATGCAACACTTATGGATGGCACCACACTAGATTCAAC GCACCAGTATGGAAAAACATACAACATCGTTCTTGGATCTGGACAGGTGGTAATAGGAATGGACATAGGATTACGGGACATGTGTGTCGGAGAGAAACGTACAGTTGTTATTCCTCCACATTATGGTTATGGAGAAGCCGGAGTAG AGGGAGAAGTTCCGAGAAGTGCAGTCTTGGTATTTAACATTGAACTGGTGGATCTAATACCAGGCCTGCCTGATGGTTACATGTTTATATGGAATGGAGATGTGTCACCGAATCTCTTTGAAGAGATTGACAAAGACCAAAATGGGGAGATATTTTTGGAGGAG TTTTCAGATTATATTTATGCCCAGGTGGAATCAGGCAAAGGCAAACTAGCTCCTGGTTTTGATGCATTCAAGATTAtagagaacatgttcaaaaaccAGGATCGAAATGAAGACGGCAAAATAACAGAAGCAGAGTTTAAATTAAAAGACCAAGAAGATAAAGAAAGACATGACGAACTGTAA
- the FKBP9 gene encoding peptidyl-prolyl cis-trans isomerase FKBP9 isoform X2, producing MDKALIGMCVNERRLVKIPPSLAYGSKGVAGVIPPDAVLHFDVLLLDIWNPEDKVEIETSYKPENCARTVQVSDFIRYHYNGTLLDGTLFDSSHNRMRTYDTYVGIGWLIPGMDTGLLGMCVGEKRIITVPPFLAYGEDGDGKDIPSQATLVFDVVLLDLHNPKDGITVEVQYLPEDCERKTQAGDYVRYHYNGTLLDGTFFDSSYSRNHTYDTYIGKGYVIAGMDEGLLGVCTGEKRRITIPPHLAYGEEGTGKIPGSAVLVFDILIVDFHNPEDSVSIISSYKPDNCTVLSKKGDYLKYHYNATLMDGTTLDSTHQYGKTYNIVLGSGQVVIGMDIGLRDMCVGEKRTVVIPPHYGYGEAGVEGEVPRSAVLVFNIELVDLIPGLPDGYMFIWNGDVSPNLFEEIDKDQNGEIFLEEFSDYIYAQVESGKGKLAPGFDAFKIIENMFKNQDRNEDGKITEAEFKLKDQEDKERHDEL from the exons ATGGACAAAGCACTGATTGGAATGTGTGTAAATGAGAGGCGATTAGTGAAGATTCCACCTAGTCTTGCCTACGGGAGTAAAGGAGTGG CTGGTGTTATCCCCCCGGATGCAGTACTTCACTTTGATGTTCTTTTACTGGATATCTGGAACCCAGAAGACAAAGTTGAAATAGAGACATCCTACAAACCAGAAAATTGTGCTCGAACAGTGCAGGTGTCTGATTTTATTCGCTACCATTACAACGGAACTTTGCTTGATGGGACACTTTTTGATTCCAG ccaCAATCGCATGAGAACTTACGACACCTATGTGGGAATTGGTTGGTTGATCCCTGGAATGGATACTGGGCTTCTTGGAATGTGTGTGGGTGAAAAACGTATAATCACAGTCCCCCCCTTTCTGGCCTATGGAGAAGATGGTGATG GTAAAGATATTCCATCTCAGGCAACTCTAGTCTTTGATGTAGTGTTATTGGACCTGCACAACCCAAAAGATGGTATCACTGTAGAAGTACAGTATCTCCCAGAAGACTGTGAGAGGAAAACTCAGGCTGGTGACTACGTTCGGTACCATTACAATGGCACACTGTTGGATGGCACGTTCTTCGACTCCAG TTACTCTCGAAACCACACTTATGACACATATATTGGAAAAGGTTATGTCATTGCTGGAATGGATGAAGGTTTATTGGGTGTGTGCACTGGAGAAAAGAGGCGAATCACAATTCCACCACATCTTGCTTATGGTGAAGAAGGAACTG GAAAGATCCCAGGATCTGCAGTGTTGGTTTTTGACATCCTCATTGTCGATTTTCACAACCCCGAAGATTCTGTCAGCATCATATCAAGCTATAAGCCAGACAACTGCACTGTTCTGAGCAAGAAGGGGGACTATCTGAAGTATCACTATAATGCAACACTTATGGATGGCACCACACTAGATTCAAC GCACCAGTATGGAAAAACATACAACATCGTTCTTGGATCTGGACAGGTGGTAATAGGAATGGACATAGGATTACGGGACATGTGTGTCGGAGAGAAACGTACAGTTGTTATTCCTCCACATTATGGTTATGGAGAAGCCGGAGTAG AGGGAGAAGTTCCGAGAAGTGCAGTCTTGGTATTTAACATTGAACTGGTGGATCTAATACCAGGCCTGCCTGATGGTTACATGTTTATATGGAATGGAGATGTGTCACCGAATCTCTTTGAAGAGATTGACAAAGACCAAAATGGGGAGATATTTTTGGAGGAG TTTTCAGATTATATTTATGCCCAGGTGGAATCAGGCAAAGGCAAACTAGCTCCTGGTTTTGATGCATTCAAGATTAtagagaacatgttcaaaaaccAGGATCGAAATGAAGACGGCAAAATAACAGAAGCAGAGTTTAAATTAAAAGACCAAGAAGATAAAGAAAGACATGACGAACTGTAA